Proteins found in one Choloepus didactylus isolate mChoDid1 chromosome 3, mChoDid1.pri, whole genome shotgun sequence genomic segment:
- the LOC119528835 gene encoding LOW QUALITY PROTEIN: polyadenylate-binding protein 4-like (The sequence of the model RefSeq protein was modified relative to this genomic sequence to represent the inferred CDS: inserted 1 base in 1 codon) produces the protein MNVAAKYRMASLYVGDLHADVTEDLLFRKFSTVGPVLSIRICRDLVTHRSLGYAYVNFLQLADAQKALDTMNFDMIKGKSIRLMWSQHDAYLRKSGIGNVFIKNLDKSIDNKALYERFSVFGTILSSKVMSDDKGSKGYAFVHFQSQSAADRAIEEMNGMLLNDCRVFVGRFKSRKDREAEFRNKANEFTNVYIKNFGVDMDDERLKDVFSKYGKTLSVKVMTDSSGKSKGFGFVSFDSHEAAKKAVEEMNGKDINGQLVFVARAQKKVERQAELKHMFEQLKQERIFQCQGAKLYIKNLDDTIDDEKLLKEFSSFGSISRVKVMQEEGRSKGFGLICFSSQEEAIIAMTEMNGRILGSKPLNIALAQRXKERKADLTSQCLQ, from the exons ATGAATGTAGCAGCCAAGTACCGCATGGCCTCACTCTATGTGGGCGACCTGCATGCAGATGTCACCGAGGACCTGCTGTTCAGGAAGTTCAGCACTGTGGGGCCTGTGCTGTCCATCCGCATCTGCAGGGACCTGGTCACCCACCGCTCTCTGGGCTATGCCTATGTGAACTTCCTGCAGCTGGCTGATGCGCAGAAGGCCCTGGACACGATGAACTTTGACATGATCAAAGGCAAATCCATCCGTCTCATGTGGTCTCAACATGATGCCTACTTAAGGAAATCGGGAATTGGGAACGTGTTCATCAAGAATCTGGACAAATCCATAGACAACAAAGCCCTGTATGAACGTTTTTCAGTTTTTGGGACGATCCTGTCCTCCAAGGTGATGAGTGATGATAAAGGCTCCAAGGGCTATGCATTTGTGCACTTTCAGAGCCAGAGTGCTGCAGACAGGGCCATTGAGGAGATGAATGGGATGTTGCTCAACGACTGCCGAGTATTTGTTGGCAGGTTCAAAAGCCGCAAAGATCGGGAAGCTGAGTTCAGAAACAAAGCCAATGAATTCACCAATGTTTACATCAAAAACTTTGGAGTTGACATGGATGATGAAAGACTGAAGGACGTTTTCAGTAAATATGGTAAAACCCTGAGTGTCAAGGTGATGACAGATTCTAGTGGGAAATCCAAAGGCTTTGGCTTTGTGAGTTTTGATAGCCATGAGGCTGCCAAAAAGGCTGtggaagaaatgaatggaaaggaCATAAATGGGCAGCTGGTTTTTGTGGCCCGGGCACAAAAGAAAGTAGAGCGACAGGCTGAGTTAAAACATATGTTTGAGCAGCTGAAACAAGAACGAATTTTTCAGTGCCAGGGGGCGAAGCTTTACATTAAGAATCTTGATGATACTATTGATGATGAAAAACTTTTGAAGGAATTTTCTTCATTTGGATCAATTAGTAGAGTTAAGGTAATGCAGGAAGAAGGGCGAAGCAAAGGGTTTGGCTTGATCTGCTTTTCCTCTCAGGAGGAGGCTATTATAGCAATGACTGAGATGAATGGCCGCATCTTGGGCTCCAAGCCACTCAACATTGCCCTCGCCCAGA CAAAGGAGAGAAAAGCTGACCTCACCAGCCAGTGTTTACAGTAG